In Brassica napus cultivar Da-Ae chromosome C2, Da-Ae, whole genome shotgun sequence, the sequence GTGTCGAAGATGATGGAAGAAGAACTTCTCGAGAAGATTGTTCGAGTGTTGGAAACACAAAAGGCTTTGATCGTCATTGATGATATatggagagagagaaggagactGGGACCTAATCAAGCATGTGTTTCTGCCAAAAAAGGTGATTCTCCTtatgttacacatacattattAACCTTTTCagtgtttaaagaaaatattacaaCTTTTATTTCATTAGACAGAAGATCAAATCTTAGTaatacaacaaaaatatttaatgtatttCAGGATGGAAGGTTTTACTTACTTCTCGCAGTGAGGACGTGGCATTACTTGCAGATAAAAAATGTGCCACCTTCAAGCCAGGATGCCTAACTTTTGAAGACAGTTGGGATCTTCTTCAACGGATAACATTTCCTATTCAAGACACAGCTGGTAAGTTTTCAAGAACATCCtacttggattttttttttctgttctaGTAAATTTAAGAATAAATGACTACAACATATGCAAGACATATGATCTTTCCGAACATTCTTGTACTGATGTGTAGAAAATAAGATTGTTGAAGacatgaaagaaagaaaaggaccACCCGAGAAATAATATGCAGACCGAAGAAGAAACCTGCAGAGAAAGCTCCAGAAAGTTGGTTATTGCAGTACTAAGACAACTAATACACATAAGAAACCCACAGAATCTCTTCACCTGTTTAGCATGTGATGTGTGCATTTAAGACCTTTATCAAGTAGTCGTTGGACTATGGAATCTCTTGTCCACACAGGTCGCTCGTCAAACAGTGCAGACACCGCTACTTGCCATTGCCATTGGTCGGAGCTGGGAACAATGAAGTCTTCCCAGTTTAATACCTTTGGGATCTGTATGAACGCTAAGGACCGATCATAGATATCCAAAATGACATAAAAGCATCAAACGAACATGGCTTCAAACTAGGCTATAATAAGATTGCCATTGGTCGGAGCTGGGAACAATGAAGTCTTCCCAGTTTAATACCTTTGGGATCTGTATGAACGCTAAGGACCGATCATAGATATCCAAAATGACATAAAAGCATCAAACGAACATGGCTTCAAACTAGGCTATAATAAGATTTGGAAGATCACAAAAACAGAGAAAAGGATATCTTTGACACTGAAATCAATTGCAAATACTGGGCCAATATCATCCTGCATCATTAGTAAAAACAATTAGAAAATGGAGAAGTAGTACCACATACAAATTATCATGCCACCATTAACGGCGAAGTAGCAAACACATACCTCACAAAGGTTCTGAGTTGGTGCCTCCTCTTTCTTTTTCGGGCCTGATGTTCCTGGAAGTTTCAGCCTGTGCTCaaacaacaaaaatgaaattaaaaatagaacttCAAACACTTTAATCAACTACGTCTTTCTTCATCGTTCACCTATAACTAACATACTCCTTACTAACATTCACATGAACACAAATAGCTTCACGTGGACATAATTTGTGTTAGCAGGTAAGAATGTAAAAAAACAGTGAAGACAGTGTAATCTTACACCAAGTTGTCTCGCATATCTTTGGGTGCAAAGAACTGCGGCAATAACATCCAGAACCTAAGAAAAGGACCACCCGACAAATAATATGCAGACCGAAGAAGAAACCTGCAGAGAAAGCTCCAAAAAGTTGGTTATTGTAGTACTAAGACAACTAATACACATAAGAAACCCACAGAATCTCTTCACCTGTTTAGCATGTGATGTGTGCATTTAAGACCTTTATCATGTAATCGTTGGACTATGGAATCTCTTGTCCACACAGGTCGCTCGTCAAACAATGCAGACACTGCTACTTGCCATTGCCATTGGTCGGAGCTGGGAACAATGAAGTCTTCCCAGTTTAATACCTTTGGGATCTGTATGAACGCTAAGGACCAATCAAATATATCCAAAATGACAGAAAGCATCAAACAAACATGGCTTCAAACTAGGTAATAATAAGATTTGGAAGAtcataaaaacagagaaaaggaTATCTTTGACACTGAAATCAATTGCAAATACTGGGCCAATATCGTCCTGCATCATTAGCAAACCAATCAGAACATGGAGAAGTAGTAACCACATACAAACTAACATGCCACCATTAATGGAGAAGTAGTAATCACACACCTCGCAAAGGTTCTGAGTTGGTGCCTCATCTTTCTTTTTGGGGCCCGATGTTCCTGGAAGTTTCAGCCTGTGCTCAAACAAcataaatgaaattaaaaatagaacttTAAACACTTCGATCAACTATGTTTTTCCTTATCGTTCACATATAACTAACATAGTCCACACTAAACATCCGGTTCATATGAAAACAGATAGCTTCACGTAGACATAATTTGTGTTATAGCAG encodes:
- the LOC106382605 gene encoding general transcription factor 3C polypeptide 5-like, yielding MGIIETGTVSGNLPSKETFVVHYPGYPSSISRDLETLGGIQGITTARESTSNKLELHFRPEDPYAHPAWGERRPCNGFLLKIYKEDVKRVPETQPVLATSGACPALCADIVARVSESYCFDGMVDYQHVIPIHADVAHQRKRKWMEVKPLAGNDDLMDMADEDVMMLLPQFFAPKDMPDNLVLKLPGTSGPKKKDEAPTQNLCEDDIGPVFAIDFSVKEIPKVLNWEDFIVPSSDQWQWQVAVSALFDERPVWTRDSIVQRLHDKGLKCTHHMLNRFLLRSAYYLSGGPFLRFWMLLPQFFAPKDMRDNLVLKLPGTSGPKKKEEAPTQNLCEDDIGPVFAIDFSVKEIPKVLNWEDFIVPSSDQWQWQVAVSALFDERPVWTRDSIVQRLLDKGLKCTHHMLNRFLLRSAYYFSGGPFLSFMSSTILFSTHQYKNVRKDHMSCICCSHLFLNLLEQKKKIQVGCS